From the genome of Nodosilinea sp. FACHB-141, one region includes:
- a CDS encoding GNAT family N-acetyltransferase, translating into MDSPITIEPAKPEDAQALLEIHAAAVHQTAAPYYSHEILNNWSRRPITSDRIERVRQRWIEHPDRRVIVARHSGQVVGYGFIHKDGELQSLYTHPNYGRRGIGASILATLEREAIALGLTDLRLNASLNAAAFYQKQGFEVIEPGVHQLAFGQEMPCFKMRKALANHKQ; encoded by the coding sequence ATGGATAGCCCCATCACCATTGAGCCAGCCAAACCCGAAGATGCCCAAGCCCTGCTCGAAATTCACGCAGCGGCGGTGCACCAGACGGCCGCCCCCTACTACTCCCACGAGATTTTGAACAACTGGTCCCGGCGGCCAATTACGAGCGATCGCATTGAGCGCGTCCGCCAAAGATGGATTGAGCACCCCGACCGTCGGGTCATTGTCGCCAGACACAGCGGGCAGGTCGTTGGCTACGGCTTTATTCACAAAGATGGCGAATTGCAGAGCTTGTACACTCACCCCAACTATGGCCGGCGCGGCATTGGAGCCAGCATTTTAGCCACCCTTGAACGAGAGGCGATCGCCCTAGGGCTCACCGACCTGCGGCTCAACGCCTCTCTCAATGCCGCAGCGTTTTACCAAAAGCAGGGCTTTGAAGTCATTGAGCCGGGGGTTCACCAGCTGGCCTTTGGACAAGAAATGCCCTGCTTTAAGATGCGCAAGGCCCTAGCAAACCACAAGCAGTAG
- a CDS encoding aldo/keto reductase — MDYRRFGRTNLSLSVLSLGTMRALASEKVFRDTLIAGLALGINHIETAQAYGTSERWLGAFLKTAAVPDNLVITTKVTPQPDAATMTQRLEESLERLGLNHIHCLAIHGLNTSEHLAWVSDPQGCMAAVRRFQAEGRIGHVGFSTHGSREVIEGAIATDQFDFVNLHYYYFFQRHAPILDLAAERDMGIFIISPGDKGGMLYTPPAQLEELCAPFTPLELTYRWLLADPRITTLSTGPAIPAELATLESLGDRTQPLTTAELAALERLSTQESAALGSDRCAQCYDCLPCPEAINIPEVLRLRNLAVAYDMQPFGEYRYRMFENAGHWFPGRKANRCTDCGDCLPRCPEKLDIPALLRDTHDRLQGPTRRRLWGD; from the coding sequence ATGGACTATCGGCGGTTCGGTCGCACCAATCTATCGCTCTCGGTGCTATCTCTGGGCACCATGCGCGCTTTGGCCTCTGAGAAGGTGTTTCGCGACACTCTGATCGCTGGGTTGGCGCTGGGCATCAACCACATCGAAACTGCTCAGGCCTATGGCACTAGCGAGCGCTGGTTAGGGGCTTTTCTCAAAACAGCAGCGGTGCCAGACAACTTGGTAATCACCACCAAAGTTACACCTCAGCCTGACGCCGCCACAATGACTCAGCGCCTGGAGGAATCCCTGGAACGGCTAGGGCTAAACCACATTCACTGTCTCGCCATCCACGGTCTCAACACCTCTGAGCACCTAGCCTGGGTGAGCGATCCCCAGGGCTGCATGGCGGCGGTGCGGCGCTTTCAGGCTGAGGGACGCATTGGCCACGTGGGGTTTTCGACCCACGGCAGTCGGGAGGTGATCGAGGGGGCGATCGCCACTGATCAGTTCGATTTCGTCAACCTGCACTACTACTATTTCTTTCAGCGCCACGCCCCCATCCTCGACCTTGCTGCTGAGCGAGATATGGGCATCTTCATCATCTCCCCCGGCGACAAGGGCGGTATGCTTTACACCCCGCCCGCCCAGCTTGAGGAACTCTGCGCGCCGTTTACCCCGCTGGAGTTGACCTATCGCTGGCTGCTGGCCGACCCACGCATCACCACCCTCAGCACCGGCCCTGCCATCCCGGCAGAACTCGCAACTCTAGAAAGTTTGGGCGATCGCACCCAGCCCCTGACCACTGCAGAACTCGCTGCCCTGGAACGGCTTTCGACGCAAGAATCTGCTGCTTTGGGGAGCGATCGCTGCGCCCAGTGCTACGACTGCCTGCCCTGCCCCGAAGCCATCAATATTCCAGAAGTGCTGCGGCTCAGAAATCTAGCGGTGGCCTACGACATGCAGCCCTTTGGCGAATATCGGTACCGCATGTTTGAGAACGCAGGTCACTGGTTCCCCGGCCGCAAGGCCAACCGCTGCACCGACTGCGGCGACTGCCTGCCCCGCTGCCCCGAAAAGCTCGATATTCCCGCGCTGCTGCGCGATACCCACGATCGCCTCCAAGGCCCCACCCGCCGCCGCCTTTGGGGCGACTAG
- a CDS encoding bifunctional nuclease family protein has protein sequence MIEMRVAGIALDAMSRTPVILLRDTTDRRQVPIYISREQANSIIAVLENQPAPRPLTHDLFVNLLDEWDMTLERVVIHSLQDNTYFALLTLSKGEIRRELDSRPSDAIAIALRLDAPIWVMEEVVAEASISVDTDADEAEKKAFQAFLANINPSDFTHRGKSSTSNDTLESSDS, from the coding sequence ATGATTGAAATGAGAGTCGCCGGGATTGCCCTAGATGCGATGTCGCGAACTCCGGTAATTTTGCTGCGAGACACTACCGATCGCCGACAGGTTCCAATCTACATCAGCCGCGAGCAGGCCAATTCCATCATCGCGGTGCTCGAAAACCAGCCCGCCCCCCGTCCCCTCACCCACGACCTGTTTGTCAACTTGCTCGACGAGTGGGATATGACCCTGGAGCGCGTGGTCATTCACTCCCTACAAGACAACACATACTTTGCCTTGCTCACCCTCTCCAAGGGCGAAATTCGCCGCGAACTAGACTCTCGCCCCAGCGATGCGATCGCGATCGCCCTGCGCCTTGACGCCCCCATCTGGGTAATGGAAGAAGTTGTCGCCGAGGCCTCTATCTCCGTCGATACCGACGCTGATGAGGCCGAGAAGAAGGCATTCCAGGCTTTTTTGGCCAACATCAACCCCTCCGATTTTACCCACCGAGGCAAGTCCTCGACCAGCAACGATACCCTCGAAAGCTCTGATTCGTAG
- the ribE gene encoding riboflavin synthase translates to MFTGLIQATGTLFHKGDTQVYLRWETSPLPSSLTDVELGDSIAVDGICLTVETMLPDGFVAAVSPETLDRTSLGNLPDGSRVNLESSLRVGSKIGGHFVTGHIDGQGHLEAAIETDNAWKLSFTVGDRRIARYIVPKGSIAVNGISLTVADCSPSGNWFAVAVIPVTYHETTLQHLRPGQAVNLEGDVLGKYVEKFMGGKDDAPAGNSVSLEFLAEHGY, encoded by the coding sequence ATGTTTACCGGACTGATTCAAGCGACGGGTACGCTCTTTCACAAGGGCGATACTCAGGTCTACCTGCGCTGGGAGACCAGCCCACTGCCTAGTTCTCTCACCGATGTCGAACTGGGGGATAGCATCGCCGTAGACGGCATTTGCCTGACGGTAGAAACCATGCTGCCCGATGGCTTTGTGGCCGCAGTTTCACCGGAAACCCTCGATCGCACCTCTCTAGGCAACCTCCCCGATGGCAGTCGAGTCAACCTGGAGTCGTCGCTGCGGGTGGGCAGCAAGATTGGCGGTCACTTTGTCACCGGCCACATCGACGGGCAGGGTCATCTAGAAGCGGCGATCGAAACTGACAACGCCTGGAAGCTTAGCTTTACCGTGGGCGATCGCAGAATTGCCCGCTACATCGTGCCCAAGGGCAGCATTGCGGTGAATGGCATTAGCCTGACGGTGGCCGACTGTAGCCCCAGCGGCAACTGGTTCGCCGTCGCGGTGATCCCCGTAACCTACCATGAGACCACGCTGCAACACCTACGCCCCGGCCAGGCAGTGAACCTGGAGGGCGACGTGCTGGGCAAGTACGTAGAGAAGTTTATGGGGGGCAAGGATGACGCCCCGGCGGGCAACAGCGTTTCGTTAGAGTTTTTGGCGGAGCATGGCTACTGA
- a CDS encoding ATP-binding protein, with the protein MADVTLHLICGKIAAGKSTKARELASQPRTVLINQDEWLSTLYPDELNTLADYVRYSTRLNTVMGIHVEALLRAGLSVVLDFPANTVKSRQWMKAIVERAEAAHVLYYLDVPDAECKRRLRLRNESGTHEFAPTEADFDQFTSYFVPPAPEEGFNVITIHG; encoded by the coding sequence ATGGCTGACGTTACGCTTCACCTCATTTGCGGCAAAATTGCAGCGGGCAAGTCCACTAAGGCGCGCGAACTGGCGAGCCAGCCCAGGACGGTTTTGATCAATCAAGACGAGTGGCTATCCACCCTCTACCCCGATGAGCTGAACACGTTAGCCGACTATGTTCGCTACAGCACGCGTCTCAATACAGTAATGGGTATCCACGTTGAGGCGCTGCTGAGAGCGGGTCTCTCGGTCGTCCTCGATTTTCCTGCCAACACGGTCAAGAGTCGCCAGTGGATGAAAGCCATCGTTGAGCGCGCCGAAGCTGCCCATGTTCTCTATTACCTGGATGTGCCGGATGCCGAGTGCAAGCGGCGGCTGCGCCTGCGCAACGAAAGTGGCACTCACGAATTTGCGCCAACCGAGGCTGATTTTGATCAGTTCACCAGCTATTTTGTGCCGCCCGCCCCGGAAGAGGGCTTTAACGTGATCACTATCCACGGCTGA
- a CDS encoding phospholipid carrier-dependent glycosyltransferase, with protein MIRRVPLWGWTLGLGAIALSLRLAGLGRIHGLVFDEVYYVPFALDYLQGTPSFDAHPPLAKYLIALGLWLGQWPATWLGWPTVKVEGALVSPLAFRWLNAIVGATIPVLLAALAFALSHEYPPQRRRTFALVAGLLMTMEGLTLVESRLALINIYGLALGLLGQWAWVRAGQAQHSSHWRWVAGIALGAAISVKWNWAGLWLGLLLWEILTSDGEAPLPKSLSPGERDFDVSSGSSSPSGRRGWGIRGNRWRMRAAYLGVIPLATYLLLWLPHLVLTSESLMGVHRRLWSTHQSIAAGAGHDYCSPWHSWPLMVRPVAYFYERADGMATTIHAMGNPVLWWLGTAAVLALGLGWVSRRVTGENRGVGSSSNAVVLFILLNYLANWLPWALVSRCTFLYHAIGIAAVSTLGLAWLMAQWWQNPRDRPLALVLLGAIALSFLFWLPLYLGIPLSLEALHRRWLLPGWI; from the coding sequence GTGATTCGTCGGGTGCCTCTCTGGGGTTGGACTCTGGGGTTGGGGGCGATCGCCCTCAGCCTCCGCTTAGCTGGCCTGGGCCGCATCCACGGGCTAGTCTTCGACGAGGTCTACTACGTCCCCTTCGCCCTCGACTATTTACAGGGAACGCCCAGCTTCGATGCCCACCCGCCCCTGGCTAAATACCTAATTGCCCTGGGCCTTTGGCTTGGTCAGTGGCCCGCCACTTGGCTGGGTTGGCCCACGGTGAAGGTGGAGGGGGCTTTGGTCAGTCCGCTCGCCTTTCGCTGGCTGAATGCGATCGTGGGCGCGACGATTCCGGTACTGTTAGCGGCGCTGGCCTTTGCCCTCAGCCATGAATACCCACCTCAACGCCGTCGCACCTTCGCTCTGGTGGCCGGACTGCTAATGACGATGGAAGGGCTGACTCTAGTAGAGTCGCGCCTGGCGTTGATCAATATTTACGGGCTGGCCCTGGGGCTGCTGGGCCAGTGGGCATGGGTCAGGGCAGGTCAGGCCCAGCATTCCTCGCACTGGCGCTGGGTAGCAGGCATCGCCCTGGGGGCCGCCATCAGCGTGAAGTGGAACTGGGCAGGACTGTGGCTGGGCCTGCTGCTGTGGGAAATTCTCACAAGCGATGGGGAAGCCCCTCTTCCTAAATCCCTCTCCCCAGGGGAGAGGGACTTTGATGTTTCCTCTGGCTCCTCTTCTCCCTCAGGGAGAAGGGGCTGGGGGATAAGGGGCAACCGCTGGCGCATGCGGGCGGCCTACCTGGGCGTGATTCCCTTGGCAACCTACCTGCTGCTGTGGCTGCCCCATCTGGTGCTGACGAGTGAATCGTTAATGGGCGTTCACCGTCGGCTTTGGTCTACCCACCAATCGATCGCAGCGGGAGCGGGTCACGATTACTGCTCGCCGTGGCACAGCTGGCCGCTGATGGTGCGCCCGGTAGCCTACTTTTACGAACGCGCTGACGGTATGGCCACAACCATCCACGCCATGGGCAACCCGGTGTTGTGGTGGCTGGGGACAGCGGCGGTGCTGGCCCTGGGCCTGGGCTGGGTGAGTCGGCGAGTGACGGGCGAAAATCGCGGAGTTGGGTCGTCAAGCAATGCCGTAGTGCTGTTTATTCTGCTTAATTACCTAGCGAACTGGCTGCCCTGGGCGCTGGTGAGCCGCTGCACGTTTCTGTACCACGCGATAGGCATAGCGGCGGTTAGCACCCTGGGGCTGGCCTGGCTGATGGCGCAGTGGTGGCAGAATCCGCGCGATCGCCCGCTGGCCCTGGTGCTGCTAGGGGCGATCGCCCTCAGCTTTCTTTTCTGGCTCCCCCTCTACCTCGGCATCCCCCTCTCGCTAGAAGCGCTCCACCGCCGCTGGCTGCTGCCGGGGTGGATCTAG
- a CDS encoding glutathione S-transferase family protein, producing the protein MLTFYHTPLSVNSRRVWVALLEKNLPFEEMAMSMGGEQFQPEFLALNPFHHIPVLVDDGFTVIESFAILDYLEAKYPTPSLLATTPEGIATMRMVEMVTVNELVPAINPLIKQMMGFGQDPEDAIAQAKQKAEVVLKFYADKLGNGPFFCGEQLTLADVVAGTFAPWFEQLGLPMADYPTLQAWTSRLMDRPAWQRTQPSAKDLAAFRDRMKERMAAQGQ; encoded by the coding sequence TCGGTCAACTCCCGCCGCGTCTGGGTGGCGCTGCTAGAGAAGAATTTGCCCTTCGAGGAGATGGCCATGAGCATGGGGGGAGAGCAGTTTCAGCCTGAGTTTTTGGCACTCAATCCCTTTCATCACATTCCCGTGCTGGTCGATGATGGCTTCACGGTCATTGAATCCTTCGCCATTTTGGATTATTTAGAAGCCAAGTACCCCACGCCTTCGCTGCTGGCAACGACTCCCGAGGGCATCGCCACGATGCGCATGGTCGAAATGGTGACGGTGAATGAGCTGGTGCCCGCCATCAACCCACTGATCAAACAGATGATGGGCTTTGGCCAAGACCCAGAAGATGCGATCGCCCAGGCCAAGCAAAAGGCCGAGGTGGTGCTCAAGTTCTATGCCGACAAGCTGGGGAATGGCCCCTTTTTCTGCGGCGAGCAGCTCACCCTGGCGGATGTGGTGGCGGGCACCTTTGCCCCCTGGTTTGAGCAGTTGGGCCTGCCCATGGCCGACTACCCCACCCTACAAGCCTGGACTAGCCGCCTGATGGATCGCCCCGCCTGGCAGAGGACCCAACCTTCAGCGAAAGATCTGGCGGCGTTTCGCGATCGCATGAAAGAGCGCATGGCCGCCCAAGGGCAGTAG